Below is a window of Bacteroidota bacterium DNA.
TTCGTAATAACCGTTTGCATAGTTGCTCACCTCCAACTGCTGCAGATTTTTTCCTGAAGTAACTTCTCCAACTATTCTCCCATTCTCATCAATAATCCTGTACGTTCGAACCTGATCAGTTTCATTGTAAATGAAATTCAGAACATCATGAGCGGGAACAGGAAAAATAACAAGGGTATTCAAAGACGCGCCACCATCGTTCGTCGTCATATTGATGAGTTGTTCCCGCATCGGGAATTTCACCACATAGCCATCTCCATTGGAATGATTGGTCATTTGATAAGCGCCGGGAGTCACTGCAAGATTTGTACTGTACGTATCGCCGCACGCGATCACGCTCGTATCGCGCGTTACACATTCGCCGTATAACGCGTCCGTTCCATTGCCACCCATGAAAGTTCCTGAGATCATATTTCCGCTGGTATCCATCTTGATCACAAATCCATCGGAAATTCCGCCGTAAATATTCTGAATCGCATTTGCGCTCACCGGGAAATTACTGCTCTGCGTATTGCCGCAAATAAAAATATATTTTCCGAGACGATCCATTGCAAATCCGTTATCCACATCATTTCCTCCAATGAAAGTGGACCAGATCAATTGTCCTGAAGGATCGAATTTCGAAACGAACACATCGCTCTGCGCCGACTTGATCGATTGAAAAGAATTTCCCTGTATGGGAAAATCAATGCTGTAAGTGAATCCGGAAATGTAAAGTGCACCAGAACTATCGGAAACTACCGCATTGCAATCTTCTGTATTCGATCCGCCGAAAAAAGTAGAATACAAACGTGTTCCGCTCATCGAGAATTTCACGAGATAAACATCCGGCTGCGTGATCATGCCATTTTGAAAAGCATCAAGTGTTACCGGAAAATTAATGCTGTATGTTCCGCCCACAAAAACAATTTCTCCCTGCGGAGTCACTGTTACCGAATGAATATCTTCTGTATTCGTTCCTCCATAATAGGAGATCCATACCGGGTTCAGCGAAGCAGAAAAAACACCAATGAATGCGTCCACCGCTCCGCTCAATGTTTGCTGGTAACCGGTAAATGCAAATGGAAGATCTGTAGAAGTGCTGGAACCCGCAATGACAATTCTTCCTGATGTGTCGCGCGCAATGGAGAAGGCCTGGTCGGAACCGGTGCCGCCGAAATAAGTGGAGCGCACCAATTGCCCGGAATCATTGAGCATGACAATGAATGCATCGTAACTTCCGCCGTTTGTATTCTGCGGCGCATTCATCATGGGAAGATCGGTGCTGCTGCTCATTCCGCAAATTGCATAAAGTGAATCGAACTTTGCAACAGCATAAGCTCCGTCGAAATTATTTCCGCCGTAGTAAGTGGACCAGAGACAATTTCCATTGGAAGCAAAACGACAAACAACTGCATCGTAACTCGCATGAAGTGTATCCTGGAATGAACCGGGAGAAGAAGGAAAATCAGCGCTGCCGGTTCTTCCTGTTACCACTGCGCCACTGTCGGGAGTAACGCAAGCACCGAATAATTCATCAGCAGAATTTCCACCGAGATAAGTGAGCCATGTTAAAGTTGCCGACTGCGTTCCGGGATCTCCATTGCGTTCTGAAATATGATAGCGGGGTTTGATAACACCGGGCGTCCATTCCGAAAATTCATTGGCTTCAATTACCTGCAACCGGGAATTATTATTGACAAGAAATTCGGAAAATGAACCGGCGTCATTAAAAAATAAATATCCTGCTTCTGTTTCAGAAACAAGAGGAGCAAC
It encodes the following:
- a CDS encoding SBBP repeat-containing protein → MNRFFFYLFFFSSLSSSAINEWKRKPAFEERCFQKEMISGGTHLIVNVKFILRTGAMEYFFTDRGYFVVQHSDSLHENTTWFLFPDSNDPEDFAGYIPEGINIIPTRTNYYNGNSFANIRSFEKIVYRNIWDGCTLEFSVNGNFLERKLTVRPGAYDHNTEFEIAGSNVAPLVSETEAGYLFFNDAGSFSEFLVNNNSRLQVIEANEFSEWTPGVIKPRYHISERNGDPGTQSATLTWLTYLGGNSADELFGACVTPDSGAVVTGRTGSADFPSSPGSFQDTLHASYDAVVCRFASNGNCLWSTYYGGNNFDGAYAVAKFDSLYAICGMSSSTDLPMMNAPQNTNGGSYDAFIVMLNDSGQLVRSTYFGGTGSDQAFSIARDTSGRIVIAGSSTSTDLPFAFTGYQQTLSGAVDAFIGVFSASLNPVWISYYGGTNTEDIHSVTVTPQGEIVFVGGTYSINFPVTLDAFQNGMITQPDVYLVKFSMSGTRLYSTFFGGSNTEDCNAVVSDSSGALYISGFTYSIDFPIQGNSFQSIKSAQSDVFVSKFDPSGQLIWSTFIGGNDVDNGFAMDRLGKYIFICGNTQSSNFPVSANAIQNIYGGISDGFVIKMDTSGNMISGTFMGGNGTDALYGECVTRDTSVIACGDTYSTNLAVTPGAYQMTNHSNGDGYVVKFPMREQLINMTTNDGGASLNTLVIFPVPAHDVLNFIYNETDQVRTYRIIDENGRIVGEVTSGKNLQQLEVSNYANGYYELALYNENGALLKTIPFIKK